aattttttgtattcttttttTGCTACttcttatatttttacagCGATTTTTTTCAACGAGACCATAATGTTGTAATATTCGTCCAAATAGGTTCCATTTATGGATGATCATAAACTAATATGTCTGAAGCGCGATCAAAATGCGTAAATTATACTTGCATATGAATCATTGGTTTTGCGTTATGTTCTTTCatattaatgttttattgCAGGTGGCATTGACCGCAACCGTCGAAAGCTGGTAACGGACAGGCTGTCATCTTTCTTTAGAATAAAGAACGTTCTCGTCAGAGAAATGCTTTCAGAATGTCTTGGAACATTCATTTTAATGGCAAGTAGCATGTCCAACCTTATGGTAGCTTAACAGGCCCCATGTACTTTAACAACATCGACGTTGATTACTGGAAGAAGGCTTTAAATTTCAGCACGACCATAGCGAGACGCAACCACAAGTATATTTGCTTGGCAATTAACCTCTTCTTTATCACAGTCTTAGGTCGATCATTGTATATATAGGTGGTTCCTGTAGTCAGGTTTCTTGATATCACTTTACAGTATACTGTATGATGCTTCGTAAATctaatgcagtattttgcgTCGGTTTTGCAAAAGAAAAGAGCACGTTTGTAGCCTAATTTTAAAACACCGAGACGATTCACCTCCATATCAATTTATCCTTTCCTGTTTACTTTCCTGACGAAAACTGAACTCCCATAATCAAGCTCAAACAATCACAGGTTTTTGGAAATGGGTCGGTCGCCCAAAGCGTTCTCAGCCGGCAAGCGAACGGGACATACATTTCCATAAATTGGGCGTTTGGCCTCGGTGTGACAATGGCCGTTTACGTCTCTGGTCGCGTTTCAGGTATGCTGTTACTTCACTTTTTGTGCAAAGTCTGTCGCTAGAAGTCTTCTGGGCCTGTCGTCAGAACAAGAGGGCCCAGAAGGAATGTAAAGTAACATGTTCTTCTTTACCTTTGTGTCGCAGGGGCCCATATTAATCCAGCCGTGTCCATCGCCTTTTCTGCTTACGGCGAGTTGCCACTCTACAAATTGCCCTGCTACATTTTCGCGCAGGTTCTCGGAGGGTTTCTGTCTGGCGCTGCAGTGTATTCGATTTACCACGGTACCCAACACGTGTATATTCCGGCTTGAATAACAATTAAGCTTTGTTATGATCGAAAAAGGTAGCCTACAAACAGTTCCCGGTCGATTCTACCCAGGGCCAACGTCTGTGGGTTGATGAGTTAAAACGCCCCGGATTTATTCGTCTGTTGGTTGAAATGACCGATCACCCTGTCAAAGAGCTTTCATATAAtgtaaaattgcttttatattGAATGCATGTAGACGCCTTGTATGCGTTCGACGGAGGAGTTCGACAAATATTAGGACCAAATGGCACAGCCGGCATTTTTGCAACCTACCCGCAATCCTATCTTTCACTTACAAGCGGACTCTGGGACCAAGTAAGTATAAAGCCATCAAAGATGTGTTATTGTGTATCCTAGTAAACCCCTTTGCTCTGATATATGCAGTACACGGTGCATTGTGGGTTTCTAACTCTGTTAATTATATGTTTACAAAGATATTCGGGACTGCATTGTTGGTGGGAATCATTTTCGCTGTCACCGACAAAAGAAATAACGACCTAGTCAGCGGCTTGCAGCCTTTGATAATTGGTTTCTTGGTTTTTACGATTGGTGAGTATTTTGCTTTGAAGCATTAATTATAAATGTAGCATACAATGCTTTTTGTGGTTGCTcggaaaatgcaaaattatgGTGTGATTATGTCAAAGATGACTTCATATAAATTCCACCTCTTTCATCTTAGCCGAATATCAGCCACACATGATTGTAATATGCTGACTCGGTTAAATTGACTATTTGAGACAAAAATCGCCCTTTTTTAAACTTCTACAGGACTCTCATTTGGGGTAAATTGCGGTTACGCCATTAACCCAGCACGTGACTTGGGACCCAGATTGTTTACGTCGATAGCTGGATGGGGCAGTGGTGTCTTCACGTAAGTTTTACTTAAGAtgagttttaataaaagttgcGGATGTTAGTTTTGAGACAAGTTGTACATCGTACAATAATTGTATAAATAAATACCCCGatgtttttgataaaagttaTACTTCAATTGCAGTGAACCCGAAGGTATGTACTGGTTCTGGATTCCAATAGTCGGACCTATTTTGGGGGGACTGCTAGGTTCCACAGTGTACAAACTGGTGGTCGGCGTACACCTAACAGAACCAGGACAGCAGGTGAGAGAAACAAGTATCGGCAGCCTCGCAGAGAGAGAAAAGGAAGAAATTGGTGAATGCAGCAAGTTCGCCGACCAAAATTTCAACGAAAAGGAAAAGCTTCACCATTCAAATAGTCTCACAAAGTTTTAACTATAACCCGCCACCGTCATCCCGTGAAAGGAATTTATTAATGAATATTTTCTGCTACAATGTCAGCCTCAGTCGAAAGTAATTCTAGCAATCGCTTTCATTAGAAGCGGATCTCACATCAACTTTTTGTTGATTGCGCAACGTCTACCTTCAACATTTTTGTAGTAAAGCTGGAATTCTTTTATACTTTGGTAAACTTTGGCTATAACTCACAATTTAGGACGGAATGAAATGCACTTTCAACCGAAAATCGTCTATAGTAGGCTACATAGTACAAGCCCGTCTTATAAGCAATGTATAAGGCATCTACAGCCCTTCAGACTTAACTCCATACAACAGCCTTTTATATTTTCTATCAGACTTTTCATTAAAACCTTATTACTTTGAATCAAACTATATCAATTGTGAATCAAAACAAAGCTATAACTGATTCGCCCTTAACCATAACTTGAGATATGCTTCCAGTATGGTTTCAATACagtatttgtgttttgtttttgcttgtttattgtATAAAACACGAGAATCTGCAAGCAATGTGACACTTAAAATTCATAATGAAATGTACCGGTAGCTTGGTCTAGGTTTGTTGCTCAAGTACGCCGAGGACAGTCGTAGTTTCTTTCCACGAATGTAAAACGaatactaaaacaaaaatagtcaGCAATGTTTACAATACTTCAAAATCGATTGCAATTTTGCTGCGATTTATACCAGCTGTATTATTATATGCTCTTTTCAGCTACAATATATCCGTATATATTGTACATCGTAGCCAACTTAATTAATCAGTCGCCAGGTTTACAAAAGCTTATTTGAACTCGAAATAACCTGAAGATACGCGGCTAGTTGACCGCACGATGAACCCAAATTAGTGGCATCGTCCGTTCCGTTTAGCGGTTACTCGATCAGCAAATTTTAACGCAAAGGATTTAAATTGCATGAATATAATGGTTGATTTCTGGTcgatttaaaagaaaaaagcgttttcgaaataaattaattttactcTAACTCCATCGCATGTGATAATCAATTTGTGGGCCTAGTATAAAAGTGAACAACCggatgacgtcacactttgagtagctggggtctagtatacaaaggcatcctggggttgtgcacttgtatactagactaCAATTTATTTCCACGTTGCGGCATAATTATTAACATATTAGCCAACTAGGTATCGCTTTTTGTATCGTATTTTTGGGAACAAATAAAAGCATGCCACTTACTCGCTGTGACAGCACCACTTTAGCTGTTTCTTCTTCGACAAAGGTGATAAACGCATATGGCCCAACTGCATCACGAATTACGTTGATTGTTACAATCTGACCACATCTCTGCGTCAAAAGATTACAATATAccataaatttgtaaaataatatcaGTAAGTTTTCTTATAAATCTCAACGTTCAACCTACCTGGAAAAGGTTGTAGAGTTCGTCCTCTGTAGTGTAACGGTCAATTCCGCCAACAAAAATCCTACACGGAATCGCATCTGTCTTTTGCGGCATTGCCATAATTCAAATGGATTTATCTCTGTACAAAAGCAAGCTCAACCTCGACAGCAGTCTGACGATTATCTGCTCACCGCAGGTGTTTACCAGAATCTGATTTAACCCGCGTTGGACCGACTCCAACATTTCGAATTTTTTCTTAACTCCTGACCTTGAGTTGAACTCACCGATAAAACTTGTGCAATGGACATCACTGACACATAAATATTGTATTGCACATTCGATATACATAAGCTCTGATCGAAAGAATAAGATGTAGCAAACCCGATTGGAAAATGCAATAGCAATAACTGTTTTCCCTTGGTTGCcaattaagtttaaaatatttaattaatcaTAAGCGGGTTTACTATGAAAGTAAATAAATGGTTTTCTTAACCAGCTGAAGCGCATCATAACACCTGGCTTTATCTAAGCTTAAACAAACTTATAAAACATGTCACCTACAGAAGAGACCAAATAATATATAACTCAAAATAAGCAAATAGCAACTCGATACAACAAAGCAGACGTTTGGGGTCTGACTCCGAAACACGcacaaaacaacacaacagttaaattgttaaaagGAGTACTAAACACAGACAGATTTCATAATCAAACACAGaacaaaataacaattaaattCACAACACCAGTTAGGCGCCTGGAATAAATATGCCGTGTATATCAGGGGGAATATTAGTGTCAAAGTGTACCCGGGCAATTTGCTCGAAAGTCATGGCGTTCAGGATCAGAATGAACGGGTTGCCTTCCTCACAAGTTACAGATGAAATTAGCAAGCCTGCGTACagaaaatattattgtttAGTTAGtagcagggttgccatattGGCTCTTTTGACGCCAAATTCTTCGAAATTGGCTCTTTTTATTACTGTTTGGCTcccaaaattttgctttggcTCTTTGGCGTTTTTTGGctcttttaatgaaaattgaatttaattGCATAAATAATAATCCCTAATTTAGGAAGTGTGAAATATATAATTATCTTATTACTTATAATATTCTTGTTGGTTATTTCTTTAGTAGccaattaatattttcaaacctatcataacaaactttacaacaatttggttttttgattttaatatagGTTTTACAGATGTTGAGAATATAGTGTTAAAGATGATGTACAGTTGACTCTATAGTGTTAGGTGTATATTTTGGCTTCGGAATTCATTATTTCTTGCTTTTAAACCCATTATCTAGGGttgaattgtaattttgtggTTAGTAAAATTATTTGGCTCTTTTTGGCTCttttttattgtcatcttGGCTTTATTTGATGACTGGGatctggcaaccctggttaGTAGACAGGAGACGCAGTGTTTGAAACTAGACAATGGTTTCCTTATTCCTCATTCGTTTGTCATCAGACCACACTGTATATTTTGAGAGGACACGCGGACAATGCAGTGAATAATCCAATGCGTCTTATACAAGAGGcccaaaatttaaacttttttttataattgcAATACTTCAAGATGATGCTGAGCGTGAAACCGGCCAGAGCTCTTGAGCGCACAGGTTTGGAGGACCCACAGGGCAAGAAAATGCGTCTTGGgcaaaataaagaattaaaatgtAGAATTTTACCTGTGTGctacaatgaaaatattatgTGTATATTGAATATGATTGTTCATACAGAAATAGCGCCAGCCAAGTTTGTGAACCATCGTCGATTCGTCGCGTTGCTTTCAACCGGTAACAAATCAGCGGTACACTAACGCCAGTTTTGGGGCAATGGAAAACACATAAGAATAATCTTTgcggtaaatattttttgaatgaaGGCCCAcagaaaatattgttttcaatATGAAACGTCAGGATGCAAAATCGGTAGCACAGCTATACTCGTAAGTCAGCAGGCAGCAAACGGCTGTTCAGTAGCTGTTGGAACTTGGAACttgccaa
Above is a window of Clavelina lepadiformis chromosome 8, kaClaLepa1.1, whole genome shotgun sequence DNA encoding:
- the LOC143468877 gene encoding aquaporin-3-like, with product MVSTSRKGGIDRNRRKLVTDRLSSFFRIKNVLVREMLSECLGTFILMVFGNGSVAQSVLSRQANGTYISINWAFGLGVTMAVYVSGRVSGAHINPAVSIAFSAYGELPLYKLPCYIFAQVLGGFLSGAAVYSIYHDALYAFDGGVRQILGPNGTAGIFATYPQSYLSLTSGLWDQIFGTALLVGIIFAVTDKRNNDLVSGLQPLIIGFLVFTIGLSFGVNCGYAINPARDLGPRLFTSIAGWGSGVFTEPEGMYWFWIPIVGPILGGLLGSTVYKLVVGVHLTEPGQQVRETSIGSLAEREKEEIGECSKFADQNFNEKEKLHHSNSLTKF
- the LOC143468878 gene encoding protein boule-like translates to MAMPQKTDAIPCRIFVGGIDRYTTEDELYNLFQRCGQIVTINVIRDAVGPYAFITFVEEETAKVVLSQRYSFYIRGKKLRLSSAYLSNKPRPSYRYISL